In Plasmodium falciparum 3D7 genome assembly, chromosome: 13, the following are encoded in one genomic region:
- a CDS encoding palmitoyltransferase DHHC5 produces MNNSTSCVSINVQDILFNLAKQKDERIFYFLEKDKTLINIQDGNGNSLLHWAVFLNNVYLVYYLLENNAERDIKSHSKQTPLFWAICSNNILMIYILNKYGSNLFQEDDKGYNCLIISIQYNHILAFFYLLYLNIAITHKDYNNCTVIDWAAYNNNLFFLRFFSIFMNNLYSLNLNTPTSTLHKAIIGNSYEACVYLIMNKHQNVYDIGTDDKKTILQFVEDNKSKIDPRIYQFLNSKQVYRICQKKANRNIDRNRNFLYEANGTIGPYTIKKKKKLPIFLSIYTKYIENKAILLYPLMLLFLYVYLNITYFLYARKYINGQQLYLDLFHPFLFVIYYFVVTSNPGYLENNKNNVPNINLEGKKKKDMNMKCRNGDNDKDTYNDVDTKDEEYKDKPLNDYDKKANNKERPKENITFQYIIKNITDEINRYERKYKLVEFAKRIKKENIFELKNSMEINWDIPPIEFTEINMNMLCPTCFLFKNIRTKHCSLCDKCVEIFDHHCDFTLNCMGIENARIFLLWILLNIFFSFSIIYIYGWFIFNSSLNYYNIKFYIILMAIVLSILIIYFMGAIFIRSIMNILENITSNEKFKIYTYKTFFTYELTMDEKKQPTVIRKFKNPFDQGMLFNFINFLTKSKTKLIKKEKQFIIIDKNIKSQKLTEFVDKLNKRLNEMNIE; encoded by the exons ATGAATAATTCAACATCATGTGTGTCCATTAACGTAcaagatatattattcaatttGGCAAAACAGAAGGATGAgagaattttttattttctggAAAAAGATAAAACACTAATTAATATTCAAGACGGAAATg gaaacAGTTTATTACACTGGGCTGTCTTTTtgaataatgtatatttagTATACTACTTACTAGAAAAca aTGCTGAAAGGGATATTAAATCACATTCAAAGCAGACCCCATTATTCTGGGCCATATGCTCAAATAATATtcttatgatatatattttaaataagtaTGGAAGTAATTTATTTCAAGAAGATGACAAAGGATATAATTGTCTTATCATAAGTATTCAgtataatcatattttagcttttttttatttactatATCTAAATATTGCTATAACACATAaggattataataattgtacGGTAATTGATTGGGcagcatataataataatttattcttCCTTcgttttttttcaatatttatGAACAATTTATATTCTCTTAATTTAAATACTCCAACATCAACATTACACAAAGCTATAATTGGAAACTCGTATGAAGcatgtgtatatttaattatgaaCAAGCATCAAAATGTTTACGACATAGGAACGGATGACAAg AAAACCATTCTTCAATTTGTTGAAGATAACAAATCCAAAATAGACCCCCGAATTTACCAGTTTCTAAATAGTAAGCAGGTATATAGGATATGTCAAAAGAAGGCAAATCGAAATATAGACAGGAAtagaaattttttatatgaagcAAATGGTACTATAGGCCCATACAccattaagaaaaaaaaaaaa ttgCCCATATTTCTTAGcatttatacaaaatatattgaaaataagGCAATTTTACTATACCCACTGATGTTGCTATTTCTTTATGTCTATTTAAACATAACATACTTCCTATAC gctagaaaatatataaacggACAACAATTATACCTAGACTTATTTCATCCCTTCCTTTTtgtcatatattattttgtggTTACTAGCAACCCAGGATATttggaaaataataagaacaaTGTGCCCAATATCAATTTGGAaggtaagaaaaaaaaggacaTGAACATGAAATGTAGAAATGGAGATAATGATAAAGATACATATAATGATGTAGATACAAAAGATGAGGAATATAAAGATAAGCCTTTAAATGATTATGATAAGAAAGCAAATAATAAAGAGAGgccaaaagaaaatattacctttcaatatatcattaaaaatataacggATGAAATAAATAGATATGAAAGGAAATACAAATTGGTTGAGTTTGCAAAAAGAAttaagaaagaaaatatttttgaattaaaaaatagtaTGGAAATAAATTGGGATATTCCACCTATAGAATTCACAGAAATTAATATGAACATGTTATGTCCTAcatgttttctttttaaaaatataagaacaaAACATTGTTCTTTGTGCGATAAATGTGTTGAAATATTTGATCATCATTGTGATTTTACACTTAATTGTATGGGTATTGAAAATGCtagaatatttcttttatggaTTTTActgaacatttttttttctttttctattatatatatatatggatggtttatttttaattcgtcattaaattattacaacatcaaattttatatcatactTATGGCTATtgtattatctatattaataatatattttatgggGGCCATATTTATAAGATCCATTATGAACATATTAGAAAATATTACTTCCAATGAAAAATtcaaaatttatacatacaaaaCGTTTTTTACATATGAATTAACCATGGATGAAAAAAAGCAACCTACTGTTATACGCAAATTTAAAAATCCTTTTGATCAAGGAATGCTTTTTAActtcataaattttttaactAAATCAAAAACAAAGTtaattaaaaaggaaaaacagtttataataattgacaaaaatattaaaagtcAAAAGCTTACAGAATTTGTTGACAAATTGAATAAGCGATTAAACGAAATGAACATTGAATGA